DNA sequence from the Brachybacterium sp. P6-10-X1 genome:
TGACCGCCGGGGCCTTCATCTCGATGGTGATCCCGATGATCGTGTTCTTCTCCCTGCAGAGGTTCCTGGTGCGCGGCATGACTGCGGGGTCCGTCAAGGGCTGATCACCGAACTGCGACGCACAGCGGAACGAGCGGGAGGAGAACGCGGCGATGGACCCGTTCTTCGCGCCGCTCCAGAAGAATGTGCTGACACAGCGTCGTCGGCGCAGCCGCGAGGAGCTCCGCATCGAGGTCTCCACCCCGAGCGCGCGAACCTCCCGCCGCCGACTAGTTCGACCGTGCCGGTCGAGCCCCATCGAACACGAGACCATCGTGAACCCGACCGCCTGCCCGGCGGCCTGTCCCAGCTGTCACCTGATCGTGCAGCGGCCCCTTCCGCCGACCGAGTCGCCCCTCAGAGTCTGGTCGTTCCGTGCCGGTCGCACGTGGGAGAACGACAGAGATCTGGACGTTCTGCCAGCTCGCGAGAAGGAGATGCGGACGAAGAATCGAACCCGAGGTCCGCTCCGTCGTGATAAGCCACGCCGATCTGCTCGGTCGTTCCCGTGCGAGCGTTGAACCACATGGTCCACCGGTCATCCACCTCGTCGTACATGGCGAACGGCTTGTAGATCGACTCCGAGTCCCAGCCACCCGGGACTCCGGCCGACAGGATCGGGTTCTGGGGATGCCGTTCCCACGAGGAGAACCCGTCGCGCGATCGGGCGATGCAGATGCGTGCTTTGAACATGTCCTCGTACCCGATGTAGAAGAGGTAGTACCACTCCTCGTGATGGACGACGTGGGCGCCTGCCACGCGCTCGCGTTCCCAGATGTTCTTCGGTTCGGCCGTGAACACCGGGGTCTCCAGGGGGCGTTCCCAGGTCACGCCATCCTTGCTGGTGGCGATGCCGAGGGCGTCCGGTTCGAACCAGCCTCCTCCGGAGTACCACATCGTGTACCTGCCTTCGGACTCGTCCCACAGAACAGACGGGCACATGAGAGATGACTGCTCCCATCCCTGGGTGGGCCGCAGAACGGGCTCGTCCCGCCGCTCCCAGGTCAATCCGTCACGGCTCACGGCGTACCCGATGTCTGAGGTGCCCTTGTCGTTCGAGGCCGCTTCGACGTACACCTGGGTCCACTCCGCGGACGAGAACTCCCGGCCCGCGGTCTGACCGGAGTACCACATGTGGTAGAGCCCATCCTTGTGGACGACCGTGGGGCGATTGACATCGTCCTCCCAGCCGGTCTCGGGCCGCGGTTCGAGCACGAGCTTCGGCTCGGACCAGTGCACCCCGTCAGGGCTCTCGGTCACGGCGATACTGTAATGCTTCCGCCATGAGAAATACATCCGGAAGAGGCCGTCGACCGTGAGGACGTGCACGTCAAAACGAAAGTCGTCGTGCTCCCCGAAGACGGGGTTCTCTGCATACTTCTTCCAGTCGCCGCGGCATCCGACCAGTGTCGGATCGAATTTTGCCATCGTGGTTTCTCCTTCATGTGTCATGTGGGACGTGTGAGGTGGCTCGTCGGCCCGCACGCGGCCGTCCACCGCTCACTCGGTGTGCGCGGTCTCGGATGCCCTGCGCCGGGCCGCCAGATCTGACTCCACGGTGGGATAGATGCGCTCGAGTCGGTACAGCAAGAACAGGACGATCAGGACCACGAAAAGGGCTGCCGGCACATAGATGAAGATCGCGGTGATCGCGGTGATCGCGCTGTCTGGCTGCGTGGCGAGCAGGCCGCTGTACCCGGCGGCGCTCATGATCCACCCGAGCACGGCCGCCCCCACGCCGTAACCGGCTTTCTGCCCCATGCTGCCGGCGCTGTAGAGCACCCCTTCGATGCG
Encoded proteins:
- a CDS encoding family 43 glycosylhydrolase, which codes for MDGRVRADEPPHTSHMTHEGETTMAKFDPTLVGCRGDWKKYAENPVFGEHDDFRFDVHVLTVDGLFRMYFSWRKHYSIAVTESPDGVHWSEPKLVLEPRPETGWEDDVNRPTVVHKDGLYHMWYSGQTAGREFSSAEWTQVYVEAASNDKGTSDIGYAVSRDGLTWERRDEPVLRPTQGWEQSSLMCPSVLWDESEGRYTMWYSGGGWFEPDALGIATSKDGVTWERPLETPVFTAEPKNIWERERVAGAHVVHHEEWYYLFYIGYEDMFKARICIARSRDGFSSWERHPQNPILSAGVPGGWDSESIYKPFAMYDEVDDRWTMWFNARTGTTEQIGVAYHDGADLGFDSSSASPSRELAERPDLCRSPTCDRHGTTRL